From the Lysobacter sp. FW306-1B-D06B genome, one window contains:
- the rpmG gene encoding 50S ribosomal protein L33, with product MASKRDKIRLISSAGTGHFYTTDKNKKNTPNKMEVKKYDPVVRKHVIYKEGKIK from the coding sequence ATGGCTTCCAAGCGCGACAAGATCCGCCTGATCTCCTCGGCCGGCACCGGCCACTTCTACACCACCGACAAGAACAAGAAGAACACGCCGAACAAGATGGAGGTCAAGAAGTACGACCCCGTCGTTCGCAAGCACGTGATCTACAAGGAAGGCAAGATCAAGTAA
- the rpmB gene encoding 50S ribosomal protein L28, giving the protein MARICQVTGKRTTTGNNVSHAMNKTRRRFLPNLHERRFWVASENRWVKLRVSSAALRTIDKNGIDAVLADLRARGEKI; this is encoded by the coding sequence ATGGCCCGTATTTGCCAAGTAACCGGCAAGCGAACGACGACTGGCAACAACGTCTCGCATGCTATGAACAAGACCCGCCGCCGCTTTCTTCCCAACCTCCACGAGCGCCGCTTCTGGGTCGCTTCGGAGAACCGTTGGGTGAAGCTGCGTGTTTCCAGTGCCGCCCTGCGCACCATCGACAAGAATGGCATCGATGCCGTCCTCGCCGACCTGCGTGCTCGCGGCGAGAAGATCTGA
- a CDS encoding DUF885 family protein, translating into MLAAALSAHVALVSSAALAGPVDDRFQAIYNKEWTWRQAETGAADEDNDGSSDRHTLPSIDAASQKARLKVWEDVLRQLDGVDVAQLGEQNKVNYAVYRAQVENLAADVRLRSYEMPFNSDSSFWSNLGFMTRRPLRTTADYEAYIDRLRDVPRYFDQNVANMRAGLSRGFSVPRAVLDGRDVSIAGVAEVKDPQQSNFYEPFKRMPASISADDQARLREAGAAAIRDRVIPAYAKLLTFFRNDYVPHARKTLGAEQMPDGQAFYRQQIREYTTLDLSPEEIHQIGLTEVARIQAEMDAIIKQVEFKGSFADFLKFLRTDKQFYATTPQELLDKAAWISKRVDGEIGKLIGTLPRGRFTIVPVPPDIAPFWTSGRGGAGTYWVNTYNLPSRPLYNLPALTLHESAPGHALQGSLAKEQGDLPAFRRETYISAYGEGWGLYSEKLGVEMGIYQTPYEDFGRLTYEMWRACRLVIDTGVHHKGWTRDQALAYLRDRTALSEHEVTTEVDRYISWPGQALSYKLGEITIVRLRAEAEKALGPKFDVKAFHDALLSEGSVPLPVLEEQVRAFIAKSAGAKTG; encoded by the coding sequence CTGCTCGCGGCCGCGCTGTCGGCCCATGTCGCCCTTGTCTCGTCCGCCGCCCTCGCCGGGCCCGTCGACGACCGCTTCCAGGCCATCTACAACAAGGAATGGACCTGGCGGCAGGCCGAGACCGGAGCCGCCGACGAGGACAATGACGGCTCCAGCGACCGCCACACGCTGCCGTCGATCGACGCGGCCAGCCAGAAGGCGCGGCTGAAGGTGTGGGAAGACGTGCTGCGCCAGCTGGACGGCGTCGACGTCGCCCAGCTCGGCGAACAGAACAAGGTCAACTACGCCGTCTACCGCGCACAGGTGGAGAACCTCGCCGCCGACGTGCGCCTGCGTTCGTACGAGATGCCGTTCAACTCGGACTCCTCGTTCTGGTCGAACCTGGGCTTCATGACGCGCCGGCCGCTGCGCACGACCGCCGACTACGAGGCCTACATCGACCGACTGCGCGACGTGCCGCGCTACTTCGACCAGAACGTCGCCAACATGCGCGCCGGCCTGTCGCGCGGTTTCAGCGTGCCGCGCGCGGTGCTGGACGGACGTGACGTGTCGATCGCGGGCGTCGCGGAGGTGAAGGACCCGCAGCAGTCGAACTTCTACGAGCCGTTCAAGCGCATGCCGGCGTCGATTTCCGCAGACGACCAGGCGCGCCTGCGCGAAGCCGGCGCGGCGGCGATCCGCGATCGCGTGATCCCGGCGTACGCGAAGCTGCTGACGTTCTTCCGCAACGACTACGTGCCGCACGCGCGCAAGACGCTGGGCGCGGAGCAGATGCCGGACGGCCAGGCGTTCTATCGCCAGCAGATCCGCGAATACACCACGCTCGACCTGAGCCCGGAGGAGATCCACCAGATCGGGCTGACGGAAGTGGCGCGCATCCAGGCCGAGATGGACGCGATCATCAAGCAGGTCGAGTTCAAGGGGAGCTTCGCGGACTTCCTGAAGTTTCTGCGCACCGACAAGCAGTTCTACGCGACCACGCCGCAGGAGTTGCTCGACAAGGCCGCGTGGATCTCCAAGCGCGTCGACGGCGAGATCGGCAAGTTGATCGGCACGCTGCCGCGCGGACGGTTCACCATCGTGCCGGTGCCGCCGGACATCGCGCCGTTCTGGACCAGCGGCCGCGGCGGCGCGGGCACGTACTGGGTGAACACCTACAACCTGCCCTCGCGCCCGCTCTACAACCTGCCGGCGCTGACGCTGCACGAATCCGCGCCAGGCCACGCCCTGCAGGGTTCGCTGGCGAAGGAACAGGGCGACCTGCCGGCGTTCCGTCGCGAGACCTACATCTCCGCCTACGGCGAGGGCTGGGGCCTCTACAGCGAGAAGCTCGGCGTGGAGATGGGCATCTACCAGACGCCGTACGAGGACTTCGGTCGCCTGACCTACGAGATGTGGCGCGCGTGCCGCCTGGTCATCGACACCGGCGTGCACCACAAGGGCTGGACCCGCGACCAGGCGCTGGCCTATCTGCGCGACCGCACCGCCCTGAGCGAGCACGAGGTGACCACCGAGGTCGACCGCTACATCTCCTGGCCCGGCCAGGCGCTGAGCTACAAGCTGGGCGAGATCACCATCGTCCGCCTGCGCGCCGAGGCCGAGAAGGCGTTGGGGCCGAAGTTCGACGTGAAGGCCTTCCACGACGCCCTGCTCAGCGAGGGCTCGGTGCCGCTGCCGGTGCTGGAGGAGCAGGTGCGGGCGTTCATTGCGAAGTCGGCCGGGGCCAAGACGGGCTGA
- a CDS encoding lipid-A-disaccharide synthase N-terminal domain-containing protein codes for MEYDFMNHPIAWLEWTGLHMSPWKIIGLTGALMFGGRWLVQFVASRRHGRPVIPRLFWYMSLIGSAMTLAYFVFSQKQDSVGVIQNLFPAFTAAYSLYLDIKHRGWKRDRATH; via the coding sequence ATGGAATACGACTTCATGAACCACCCCATCGCGTGGCTCGAATGGACCGGGCTGCACATGTCGCCGTGGAAGATCATCGGCCTGACCGGCGCGCTGATGTTCGGCGGCCGCTGGCTGGTGCAGTTCGTCGCCTCGCGCAGGCACGGGCGGCCGGTCATCCCGCGCCTGTTCTGGTACATGAGCCTGATCGGCAGCGCGATGACGCTGGCGTACTTCGTGTTCTCGCAGAAGCAGGACTCGGTGGGCGTGATCCAGAACCTGTTCCCGGCCTTCACGGCGGCCTACAGCCTGTACCTGGACATCAAGCATCGCGGGTGGAAGCGGGATCGCGCGACGCATTGA
- a CDS encoding glycosyltransferase family 2 protein gives MSASPHLSVVVPVFNERDNVAPLVHEITAALRGRAPQDGGDFEIVYVDDQSRDDTLDVLRALKADVPELRVVHHVTQSGQSTAIRNGVKAARGQWIATLDGDGQNDPADIPKLLAERAKSTGEVKMFAGWRVNRRDSGSKRWASKWANAIRARILRDDTPDTGCGIKLFERAAFLELPHFNHMHRYLPALMQRAGYKTVSVPVNHRARSTGVSKYNNLNRALVGISDLRGVAWLIRRGKVTRTEEV, from the coding sequence ATGAGCGCATCCCCGCACTTGTCCGTCGTCGTCCCGGTGTTCAACGAGCGCGACAATGTGGCGCCGCTGGTGCACGAGATCACCGCGGCGTTGCGCGGCCGCGCGCCGCAGGACGGCGGCGATTTCGAGATCGTCTACGTCGACGACCAGTCGCGCGACGACACGCTCGACGTGCTGCGCGCGCTCAAGGCCGACGTGCCCGAACTTCGCGTGGTGCACCACGTCACCCAGAGCGGCCAGAGCACCGCGATCCGCAATGGCGTGAAGGCCGCGCGCGGTCAATGGATCGCCACGCTCGATGGCGACGGCCAGAACGATCCGGCGGACATTCCGAAGCTGCTGGCCGAGCGCGCGAAGTCCACGGGCGAGGTGAAGATGTTCGCCGGCTGGCGCGTCAACCGGCGCGACAGCGGCAGCAAGCGCTGGGCGTCGAAGTGGGCCAATGCGATCCGCGCGCGCATCCTGCGCGACGACACGCCCGACACCGGTTGCGGGATCAAGCTGTTCGAGCGCGCCGCGTTCCTGGAACTTCCGCACTTCAACCACATGCACCGCTACCTGCCCGCACTGATGCAGCGCGCGGGCTACAAGACCGTGAGCGTGCCGGTGAACCACCGCGCGCGTTCGACGGGCGTGTCCAAGTACAACAATCTCAACCGTGCGCTGGTGGGCATCAGCGACCTGCGCGGCGTGGCCTGGCTGATCCGACGCGGCAAGGTCACGCGCACTGAAGAAGTCTGA
- a CDS encoding NAD-dependent epimerase/dehydratase family protein — MADISSGTILVTGAAGFIGAYTCRALQARGETVIGLDNYNDYYDPKIKRDRVAALCPDVDIRALDLTDRDGLAALFDEVRPTRVVHLAAQAGVRYSLTNPHAYVDSNLTGFVNMLELCRHRGVRHLAYASSSSVYGDSATPPFSEDQRIDQPRSLYAATKAANELMAHTYAHLYGLRATGLRFFTVYGPWGRPDMAPLLFSRAVLAGRPIDVFNHGKMQRDFTYVDDIVAGVIGALDHPPEGEVPHRVFNLGNHTPVELERFIAVIEAAAGVTAQKVYKPMQPGDMIQTMADTQRAHDAFGFDPATSIETGLPRVVAWCRDYFGQNA, encoded by the coding sequence ATGGCTGACATTTCCTCCGGCACCATCCTCGTCACCGGCGCCGCCGGCTTCATCGGCGCATACACCTGCCGCGCACTGCAGGCACGCGGCGAGACCGTCATCGGTCTGGACAACTACAACGACTACTACGACCCGAAGATCAAGCGCGACCGCGTGGCCGCGCTGTGCCCGGACGTGGACATCCGCGCGCTCGACCTGACCGACCGCGACGGCCTGGCCGCGCTGTTCGACGAAGTCCGCCCCACGCGCGTGGTGCACCTGGCCGCGCAGGCCGGCGTGCGCTATTCGCTGACCAACCCGCACGCGTATGTCGACAGCAACCTGACCGGCTTCGTCAACATGCTGGAGTTGTGCCGACACCGCGGCGTGCGGCACCTGGCGTACGCGAGTTCGTCTTCCGTGTACGGCGATTCGGCGACGCCGCCGTTCTCCGAAGACCAGCGCATCGACCAGCCGCGTTCGCTGTACGCCGCCACCAAGGCCGCCAACGAACTGATGGCCCACACCTACGCGCACCTGTACGGCCTGCGCGCGACGGGCCTGCGCTTCTTCACCGTGTACGGCCCGTGGGGCCGGCCGGACATGGCGCCGCTGCTGTTCTCCCGCGCGGTGCTGGCCGGACGGCCGATCGACGTGTTCAACCACGGCAAGATGCAGCGCGATTTCACCTACGTCGACGACATCGTCGCCGGCGTGATCGGCGCGCTCGACCACCCGCCGGAAGGCGAAGTGCCGCACCGCGTCTTCAACCTCGGCAACCACACGCCGGTGGAGCTGGAGCGTTTCATCGCCGTGATCGAGGCCGCCGCCGGCGTCACCGCGCAGAAGGTGTACAAGCCGATGCAGCCCGGCGACATGATCCAGACCATGGCCGACACGCAGCGCGCGCACGACGCCTTCGGCTTTGATCCGGCCACCTCCATCGAAACCGGCCTGCCACGCGTCGTGGCCTGGTGCCGCGACTACTTCGGCCAGAACGCATGA
- a CDS encoding ParB/RepB/Spo0J family partition protein, translating to MSVANKKRGLGRGLEALLGPKAAAEAPALEAVEGDVLRHLPVDALTPGKYQPRKHWDQEKLAELAESIKAQGVIQPIVVRDLGGKRYEIIAGERRWRATQLAGLNEIPVVIREVDDRTVVAMALIENIQREDLNPLEEATALQRLIDEFDLTHAQAAEAVGRSRAAVSNLLRLLELPAEIRVLLETHSLEMGHARALLALTPQAAIALARQAAEHGWSVREVEHRVQQLSAGQIPTSSAAKPKAAKARPQADIAALERELSESLNTKVNVLHGRAGKGRLVIHYTDLDSLEGVLEKLRGTVTE from the coding sequence ATGAGCGTAGCCAACAAGAAGCGCGGCCTGGGCCGCGGTCTGGAAGCATTGCTCGGGCCCAAGGCCGCCGCCGAGGCGCCGGCCCTGGAGGCCGTGGAAGGCGACGTGCTGCGCCACCTGCCCGTGGACGCGCTGACGCCCGGCAAGTACCAGCCGCGCAAGCATTGGGACCAGGAGAAGCTGGCCGAGCTGGCCGAGTCGATCAAGGCGCAGGGCGTGATCCAGCCCATCGTCGTGCGCGACCTGGGCGGCAAGCGCTACGAGATCATCGCCGGCGAACGCCGCTGGCGTGCGACGCAGCTGGCCGGGCTCAACGAGATTCCGGTCGTCATCCGCGAAGTCGACGACCGCACCGTGGTCGCGATGGCGCTGATCGAGAACATCCAGCGCGAGGACCTCAATCCGCTGGAAGAGGCCACCGCGCTGCAGCGCCTGATCGACGAATTCGACCTGACGCACGCCCAGGCCGCCGAGGCCGTCGGCCGTTCGCGCGCCGCCGTGTCCAACCTGCTGCGCCTGCTGGAACTGCCGGCGGAAATCCGCGTCCTGCTGGAAACCCATTCGCTGGAAATGGGCCACGCCCGTGCCCTGCTGGCGCTGACGCCGCAGGCGGCGATCGCCCTGGCGCGCCAGGCCGCCGAACACGGCTGGTCGGTGCGCGAGGTCGAACACCGCGTGCAGCAGCTGTCCGCCGGCCAGATCCCGACCAGCAGCGCCGCCAAGCCCAAGGCCGCCAAGGCCCGGCCGCAGGCGGACATCGCCGCGCTGGAACGCGAGCTGTCGGAGTCGCTCAACACCAAGGTCAACGTGTTGCACGGCCGCGCCGGCAAGGGCCGGCTGGTGATCCACTACACCGACCTCGACTCGCTGGAAGGCGTGCTCGAGAAGCTGCGCGGTACCGTCACCGAGTAA
- a CDS encoding AAA family ATPase translates to MARIIAVANQKGGVGKTTTAVNLAAALARTPKRVLLVDLDPQGNATMGSGIDKREIETSICDVLLGEAEAPSILKRTAEEFDLLPANIELTAAEISLMSATDREQRLKAALAPLRANYDYILIDCPPALSLLTLNALTAADSIIVPMQCEYYALEGISALLDTIEALKARLNPALEIEGVLRTMFDVRNNLANAVSAELTKHFGDRVFRTIVPRNVRLAEAPSYGQSIVGYDRASRGGIAYMGLAGEVLRRQRERDTAAKSARAEVKETTA, encoded by the coding sequence ATGGCCCGCATCATCGCCGTCGCCAACCAGAAAGGCGGGGTCGGCAAGACCACCACCGCCGTCAACCTGGCCGCCGCGCTCGCGCGCACGCCCAAGCGCGTGCTGCTGGTCGACCTGGACCCGCAGGGCAACGCGACCATGGGCAGCGGCATCGACAAGCGCGAGATCGAGACTTCGATCTGCGACGTGCTGCTGGGCGAAGCCGAGGCCCCGTCGATCCTCAAGCGCACCGCCGAGGAATTCGACCTGCTGCCGGCCAACATCGAGCTGACGGCGGCCGAAATCAGCCTGATGAGCGCCACCGACCGCGAGCAGCGCCTCAAGGCCGCGCTCGCCCCGCTGCGCGCCAACTACGACTACATCCTGATCGACTGCCCGCCGGCGCTGTCGCTGCTCACGCTCAATGCGCTGACCGCGGCGGACTCGATCATCGTGCCGATGCAGTGCGAGTACTACGCGCTGGAAGGCATCAGCGCGCTGCTGGACACCATCGAGGCGCTCAAGGCCAGGCTCAATCCGGCGCTGGAGATCGAAGGCGTGCTGCGCACCATGTTCGACGTGCGCAACAACCTCGCCAACGCGGTCTCGGCCGAACTCACCAAGCATTTCGGCGATCGCGTGTTCCGCACCATCGTGCCGCGCAACGTGCGCCTGGCCGAGGCACCGAGCTACGGCCAGAGCATCGTCGGCTACGACCGCGCCAGCCGGGGCGGCATTGCCTACATGGGCCTGGCCGGCGAAGTGCTGCGCCGCCAGCGCGAGCGCGACACGGCAGCCAAGTCCGCACGCGCCGAAGTTAAGGAGACGACGGCATGA
- the rsmG gene encoding 16S rRNA (guanine(527)-N(7))-methyltransferase RsmG, with amino-acid sequence MNTPAPFDPSLRRTLDDGLRALALDPAAAAPLLDYLALLLRWNKTYNLTAVRDPHEMVVKHLLDSLAMHPYLDELAARGGHLADLGTGPGLPGIPLSIVKPGLKVTLVESNGKKARFMREAIRQLGLPGARVAESRIEAVDEPGAYDAITARALATLPLILELGGHLLKPDGRLLAMKGVHPADEIAALPPGWRVEGSHPLRVPGLDAERHLIVIARAGS; translated from the coding sequence ATGAACACCCCCGCTCCCTTCGACCCCTCGCTGCGCCGCACCCTGGACGATGGCCTGCGCGCGCTCGCGCTGGACCCGGCCGCGGCCGCGCCGCTGCTGGACTACCTCGCCCTGCTGCTGCGCTGGAACAAGACCTACAACCTCACCGCCGTGCGCGATCCGCACGAGATGGTGGTCAAGCACCTGCTCGATTCGCTGGCGATGCACCCGTACCTGGACGAGCTGGCCGCGCGCGGCGGGCACCTGGCCGACCTGGGCACCGGCCCGGGGCTGCCGGGGATTCCGCTGTCGATCGTCAAGCCGGGCCTGAAGGTCACGCTGGTGGAAAGCAACGGCAAGAAGGCGCGCTTCATGCGCGAAGCGATCCGCCAGCTGGGCCTGCCGGGCGCGCGCGTGGCCGAATCGCGCATCGAAGCGGTGGACGAGCCCGGCGCGTACGACGCGATCACCGCCCGCGCCCTGGCCACGCTGCCGCTGATCCTGGAACTGGGCGGCCACTTGCTCAAGCCCGACGGTCGCCTGCTGGCGATGAAGGGCGTGCACCCGGCCGACGAGATCGCCGCGCTGCCGCCGGGCTGGCGGGTCGAGGGCTCCCATCCGCTGCGGGTCCCGGGGCTTGACGCGGAGCGTCATCTGATCGTGATCGCCCGGGCAGGTTCGTAA
- a CDS encoding 4'-phosphopantetheinyl transferase superfamily protein, with product MSLSEPATKCRTPVRWAWRPHPPRAPAEPLAREWLAAELGVPPPALPLGRDARGRPRLGGALGAWDCNWSHSGDGLLIALGHGVRVGIDLEHLRPRARALDLAQRYFTAPELAWLHAAPSAAVRDHGFLRLWCAKEAVLKAHGHGISFGLHRLRFAESPDGLRLVECDPALGAPGDWSLLELQPEPDYLGALAWRSRDS from the coding sequence ATGTCCCTGTCCGAACCCGCAACGAAGTGCCGGACCCCGGTGCGCTGGGCCTGGCGGCCGCACCCGCCGCGCGCCCCGGCCGAGCCGCTGGCGCGCGAATGGCTGGCCGCGGAGCTGGGCGTGCCGCCGCCGGCCTTGCCGCTGGGTCGCGACGCGCGCGGCCGGCCGCGGCTGGGCGGCGCCCTGGGCGCCTGGGACTGCAATTGGAGCCACAGCGGCGACGGCCTGCTGATCGCGCTGGGTCACGGCGTGCGGGTCGGCATCGACCTGGAACACCTGCGCCCGCGAGCGCGTGCGCTCGATCTGGCGCAGCGCTACTTCACCGCGCCGGAGCTGGCCTGGCTGCACGCCGCGCCGTCCGCGGCGGTGCGCGACCACGGCTTCCTGCGCCTGTGGTGCGCGAAGGAAGCGGTGCTCAAGGCGCACGGGCACGGCATTTCCTTCGGCCTGCACCGCCTGCGCTTCGCCGAGTCGCCCGACGGTCTGCGCCTGGTCGAATGCGACCCCGCGCTGGGAGCGCCGGGCGACTGGTCGCTGCTCGAATTGCAGCCGGAGCCGGATTACCTCGGTGCGCTGGCGTGGCGAAGCCGGGATTCGTGA
- a CDS encoding AMP-binding protein, with protein sequence MHGAPSLPIAFDEGGHAIDRAAFARHVRALAARLPAARHALNLCEDRYRYLVAFCAVAVRGQTTLMPSSRAPGVVEQVLTHYPDSYCLTDVELSPAPPHCVRMPAELEELDGPPLALDAQALVAIGFTSGSTGQPRAYTKRWDSFRTSTAQNLAAFDGLLREDVTHVIATVPPQHMYGMEMSVLLPLLGPVAVHAARPLFPADVARALHDSPTPPLLITTPVHLRALVASGLDLPPLAGIVSATAPLPSELAEQAEARYACEVREVFGSTETCVFARRRTARDIAWTPLPGVRLAPQPDGTAVLAPHLAEPVVLADLMEIHADGRFELRGRNADLLEIAGKRASLGDLTRKLLAVPGVEDGVMFQLDEEDAIGVRRIAALVVAPTLDEAAIHHALRQQLDPVFLPRPLRRVDALPRNETGKLPRHALEVLLHAHEPHAPA encoded by the coding sequence ATGCACGGTGCGCCATCGCTTCCCATCGCCTTCGACGAAGGCGGCCACGCCATCGACCGCGCCGCGTTCGCCCGCCACGTGCGCGCGCTGGCCGCCCGGCTTCCGGCCGCGCGCCACGCGTTGAACCTGTGCGAAGACCGCTACCGCTACCTCGTCGCCTTCTGCGCGGTGGCGGTGCGCGGACAGACGACGCTGATGCCGTCCTCGCGCGCGCCGGGCGTGGTCGAGCAGGTGCTGACGCATTACCCGGACAGTTACTGCCTGACCGACGTCGAACTCTCGCCCGCTCCGCCGCACTGCGTGCGCATGCCCGCGGAGCTGGAGGAGCTCGACGGCCCGCCGTTGGCCCTGGATGCGCAGGCGCTCGTCGCGATCGGCTTCACCTCCGGCAGCACCGGCCAGCCGCGCGCCTACACCAAGCGCTGGGACAGCTTCCGCACCAGCACCGCGCAGAACCTCGCCGCTTTCGACGGCCTGCTGCGCGAGGACGTCACCCACGTCATCGCCACCGTGCCGCCGCAGCACATGTACGGCATGGAGATGTCGGTGCTGCTGCCGCTGCTGGGGCCGGTCGCCGTGCATGCGGCGCGGCCGTTGTTCCCGGCCGACGTCGCGCGCGCGCTGCACGATTCGCCGACGCCGCCTCTGCTGATCACCACGCCCGTGCACCTGCGCGCGCTGGTGGCCTCGGGCCTGGACCTGCCGCCACTGGCCGGCATCGTCTCGGCGACCGCGCCGTTGCCGTCGGAGCTCGCCGAGCAGGCCGAAGCCCGTTACGCCTGCGAAGTGCGCGAAGTCTTCGGTTCCACCGAAACTTGCGTGTTCGCGCGCCGTCGTACGGCGCGCGACATCGCCTGGACGCCGCTGCCGGGCGTGCGCCTGGCGCCGCAGCCGGACGGGACCGCCGTGCTTGCACCGCACCTGGCCGAGCCGGTGGTGCTCGCCGATCTGATGGAAATCCACGCCGATGGCCGTTTCGAGCTGCGCGGACGCAACGCCGACCTGCTCGAGATCGCCGGCAAGCGCGCCTCGCTGGGCGACCTCACGCGCAAGCTGCTGGCGGTGCCGGGCGTCGAGGACGGCGTGATGTTCCAGCTCGACGAGGAAGACGCCATCGGCGTGCGGCGCATCGCCGCGCTGGTCGTCGCGCCGACGCTGGACGAGGCGGCGATCCACCACGCGCTGCGGCAACAGCTGGATCCGGTGTTCCTGCCGCGTCCGCTGCGCCGTGTGGACGCCTTGCCGCGCAACGAGACCGGCAAGCTCCCGCGCCACGCGCTGGAAGTGCTGTTGCACGCACACGAGCCGCACGCGCCGGCCTGA
- a CDS encoding GlsB/YeaQ/YmgE family stress response membrane protein — protein sequence MGILIWLIVGGVIGWIASLVMRTDAQQGLFLNIIVGIVGAFIGGWLGGMFGLGGDINSGDFSLSGLLMSLVGAIVLLAIVNLFRRGRVR from the coding sequence TTGGGCATCCTGATCTGGCTCATTGTCGGCGGCGTGATCGGTTGGATCGCCAGCCTGGTCATGCGCACCGACGCGCAGCAGGGCCTGTTCCTGAACATCATCGTGGGCATCGTGGGCGCCTTCATCGGCGGATGGCTCGGTGGGATGTTCGGGCTGGGCGGCGATATCAACAGCGGCGACTTCAGCCTGAGCGGGCTGCTGATGTCGCTGGTCGGCGCGATCGTGCTGCTGGCGATCGTGAATCTGTTCCGGCGAGGTCGCGTGCGCTGA
- the xth gene encoding exodeoxyribonuclease III codes for MKIASWNVNSLNVRLPHLEQWLAQSQPDIVALQETKLEDARFPDDPLIAMGYRSVFAGQKTYNGVAVLSRERASDVQVGVPGFEDEQKRVIAATVGDLRIVNLYVVNGQDVGTDKYAYKLRWLEVVHDWLAQELLTHPRMIVLGDFNIAPDDRDVHDPAVWNDDHILTSRAERDALRRLYSLGLHDAYRALNPEEGQFSWWDYRQGGFRRNLGLRIDLTLVSEALRPHAMASGIDREPRTWDRPSDHAPAWVELG; via the coding sequence ATGAAGATCGCCAGCTGGAACGTCAACTCCCTCAACGTGCGCCTGCCGCACCTGGAACAGTGGCTTGCGCAATCGCAGCCGGACATCGTCGCGCTGCAGGAGACCAAGCTGGAAGACGCACGCTTCCCCGATGATCCGCTCATCGCGATGGGCTACCGCAGCGTGTTCGCGGGGCAAAAGACCTACAACGGCGTCGCCGTGCTCTCGCGCGAGCGTGCCAGCGACGTGCAGGTCGGCGTGCCTGGCTTCGAGGACGAGCAGAAGCGCGTGATCGCCGCGACCGTGGGCGATCTGCGCATCGTCAACCTGTACGTGGTGAACGGGCAGGACGTGGGCACCGACAAATACGCCTACAAGCTGCGCTGGCTGGAGGTCGTGCACGATTGGCTGGCGCAGGAACTCCTCACCCATCCCCGGATGATCGTGCTGGGCGATTTCAACATCGCCCCGGACGACCGCGATGTGCACGACCCGGCGGTGTGGAACGACGACCACATCCTCACCTCGCGGGCCGAGCGCGATGCACTGCGCAGGCTGTATTCGCTGGGGCTGCACGATGCCTACCGCGCGCTCAACCCCGAAGAGGGGCAGTTCAGCTGGTGGGACTACCGGCAGGGCGGCTTCCGCCGCAACCTCGGCCTGCGCATCGACCTGACCCTGGTGTCCGAAGCACTGCGCCCGCATGCGATGGCTTCGGGCATCGACCGCGAGCCGCGCACGTGGGATCGACCGAGTGATCATGCGCCGGCGTGGGTGGAGCTGGGTTGA